GCAGCCCCCGCGTGGTCTCAATCAGACCCATCTGAGCCGagtgagctgtcaatcacaacaCAGCATTCAGGTAGAATCAATTGTTTGGtagccccccccctacctccccTCCCCAGAGGTCACTCACCGGCAGTGCGGAGGTCACAGGCCAGGGCCAGCTCAAGCCCGCCTCCCAGGGCGGCGCCATCCACGGCGGCGATGGTCGGCATCGGCAGTGatgctgccgggggggggggggggcatgagcaCAGGAGGGTTCATgatctcagacacacacacacacacacacacacagtcttacCGATCTGAGTCATGAGCGAGCGCAGGCGGTGGACGAAGCGGTCCGACTCGGCGTGGTTCATCAGCACTCTCTCCTTCAGGTCTGCACCTAAGACCCCCCCCAGCACACGTCACCCAAACAGCACCAATGAAGAAGAACTGAGGCGTCACACTGAAACTCACCTGCACAGAAAACACCTGGAACCAAACTCCTGAAGACGACCACGTGAGCCGAGTCGTTGGCGAGGGACGACACGAGATTCATCATCTGCAGACACACGGACAGAAggcctcagagtgtgtgtgtgtgtgtgtgtgtgtgagacacacaggTGGAGGTGCTGATGCTCACCTGTGACAGAAACACGTGACCCAGAGCGTTTCGTGCCTTGTGACGGCACATCAGCACCTCCACtatgcctgggggggggggggggagcagaccGTGATTCCACAACTGCTACCCGAGAtgattttgtattcattttcttcttcttctgacatGAATTCTCTTGATTAGTCGGACCTTCCATAAAGTTACAGCATTACAAATATCTGGATGATACAATCCCCGCACTGATGACGCAACGCGCAGCATCACGTGGGTTCCCGACCAGCGGCCCTCGCGTACCGTCGTCTTCCCCCTCTAACCGCCGCAGGTCCACCTCCGGAGGGGACGCCTCCGCATGCTTCCGCCGGCTCTGCGCGCCGCCACAGGCCGGGGGAGGGACGCCTTCTCCGGGCAGCAGCGGCGCCCCGCCCCGGGGGATCGGAGCCGAGGCTCGGACGTGTGTCCAcggcctggaggagcagctgggagCCGCGAGTCTGCGGAGGAGCGTCGCCATGTTGGCTGCTCGGGGTCAGAAGCAGGAAGTAGTTGTTCTTCCTGAAAGAGGAGGGGCTTTGAAGGCACCGTGTTCATAAAGCTGTACACACCTGAGAGGGGCCTCACCTGTGCTCCACGAAGAGCTGCTAATAGAGATTAGTGCGGAGCCCCTTTggttttttagatgtttttgtcattttgtgccCTCATTGCATCCCTAAATAGACACATTAAATGCACAGGTAATTGGACTCAGGTGGAAACCaccagggacacggcagacaatcacaggaggagacaggacaaggcaaagggacacgagagacatgaaactacaaaataaaaccggaaacAAACCCACATCGTGACAGTCACATTCtgtaggtcagaggtcacgaacTAGTGGACCGCGGTCCGGATCTGGacccagaagccgtcccatccggACCCGGACCAAAGGCTAAAAAAAGTTGGTTGTTATTTAAAGGTGGCGGAGCACTTAGCAttcgagttaaaccatcccacgtgatcCCACTCGACCAATCGAGTCTTTGCATTCAGGCAGGACGACGACATCATCTCAATGCTGCAGacaaagtagagcatttaatccttAATGGACCCACTGGTCTCTGTTCATagttcccactgcagcactgacGTGTGTCATGtgctcaatgagctcctccacgtgatgCCTTCAGGTACACGTTTAAAGTCCTGGACAAACTAgatcttaattctcccacttaccaGAAATGTG
This is a stretch of genomic DNA from Pungitius pungitius chromosome 7, fPunPun2.1, whole genome shotgun sequence. It encodes these proteins:
- the echdc2 gene encoding enoyl-CoA hydratase domain-containing protein 2, mitochondrial isoform X3, which codes for MEGIVEVLMCRHKARNALGHVFLSQMMNLVSSLANDSAHVVVFRSLVPGVFCAGADLKERVLMNHAESDRFVHRLRSLMTQIASLPMPTIAAVDGAALGGGLELALACDLRTAAHSAQMGLIETTRGLLPGAGGSQRLPRTVGLSLAKELIFTGRRIGGQAALGIGLVNRAIEQNQSGDAAYREALVLAREILPQAPIAVRLSKEAMNRGIEVDMSSAMAIERMCYSRVIPTRDRQEGMAAFLEKRPPRYTGE
- the echdc2 gene encoding enoyl-CoA hydratase domain-containing protein 2, mitochondrial isoform X1, whose translation is MATLLRRLAAPSCSSRPWTHVRASAPIPRGGAPLLPGEGVPPPACGGAQSRRKHAEASPPEVDLRRLEGEDDGIVEVLMCRHKARNALGHVFLSQMMNLVSSLANDSAHVVVFRSLVPGVFCAGADLKERVLMNHAESDRFVHRLRSLMTQIASLPMPTIAAVDGAALGGGLELALACDLRTAAHSAQMGLIETTRGLLPGAGGSQRLPRTVGLSLAKELIFTGRRIGGQAALGIGLVNRAIEQNQSGDAAYREALVLAREILPQAPIAVRLSKEAMNRGIEVDMSSAMAIERMCYSRVIPTRDRQEGMAAFLEKRPPRYTGE
- the echdc2 gene encoding enoyl-CoA hydratase domain-containing protein 2, mitochondrial isoform X2 produces the protein MATLLRRLAAPSCSSRPWTHVRASAPIPRGGAPLLPGEGVPPPACGGAQSRRKHAEASPPEVDLRRLEGEDDGIVEVLMCRHKARNALGHVFLSQMMNLVSSLANDSAHVVVFRSLVPGVFCAGADLKERVLMNHAESDRFVHRLRSLMTQIAHSAQMGLIETTRGLLPGAGGSQRLPRTVGLSLAKELIFTGRRIGGQAALGIGLVNRAIEQNQSGDAAYREALVLAREILPQAPIAVRLSKEAMNRGIEVDMSSAMAIERMCYSRVIPTRDRQEGMAAFLEKRPPRYTGE